In Vigna radiata var. radiata cultivar VC1973A chromosome 3, Vradiata_ver6, whole genome shotgun sequence, the following proteins share a genomic window:
- the LOC106757489 gene encoding uncharacterized protein LOC106757489 → MSSSTPPVSSTCTATTTVTVAATTTTALYFNTTDNCEVSKKEGSSRGTSSTTSPLIKNSTTQRKCAFARKCARLVKEQRARFYIMRRCVIMLICWHEYSDS, encoded by the coding sequence ATGTCTTCTTCTACTCCTCCTGTATCATCCACATGTACTGCAACCACCACCGTCACcgtcgccgccaccaccaccaccgctttGTACTTCAATACCACTGACAACTGTGAGGTGTCAAAGAAAGAAGGGTCATCAAGGGGCACTTCTTCCACCACTTCCCCTCTCATCAAGAATTCCACCACTCAGAGGAAGTGTGCTTTTGCAAGAAAGTGTGCAAGGCTGGTCAAAGAACAAAGGGCTCGCTTCTACATCATGAGACGCTGTGTCATAATGCTCATATGCTGGCATGAGTACAGTGATTCATGA